A window from Chitinophagales bacterium encodes these proteins:
- the lpxD gene encoding UDP-3-O-(3-hydroxymyristoyl)glucosamine N-acyltransferase, with amino-acid sequence MQFTARQICEVINGKLEGNPDALVSKLSKIEESDTASLTFISNPKYEVYAENVTAAALIVNENLVVKSKNVAAIIRVADPYLGLSTLLSLYSQSAQGKNGVAEWSRVGEGTTVGEGASIAEFAFVGNHVKIGKNVKIYPHVFIGDYCEIGDNAVLYSGAKVYHHCVVGERTIIHSGAVVGADGFGFAPQPDGTYQKIHHVGNVIVGSDVEIGANTCIDRATLGSTFIKDGVKLDNLIQIAHNVEVGENTVMAALVGVSGSTKIGKNNMVGGQAGITGHLVIADGTKIQAQAAVIKNVEEPNKGLSGTPAMDAREHYRQLAALKQLPELIKKVAQLEKKLNGQQ; translated from the coding sequence ATGCAATTCACTGCTCGCCAAATTTGCGAGGTAATTAATGGAAAGCTGGAAGGAAACCCCGATGCGTTGGTTTCAAAACTTTCTAAAATAGAAGAATCCGATACCGCTTCTCTTACGTTTATCAGCAATCCTAAATACGAGGTATATGCCGAAAATGTAACAGCTGCCGCACTTATCGTAAACGAAAATTTAGTGGTAAAAAGCAAAAATGTGGCGGCAATTATTCGGGTTGCCGATCCATATTTGGGATTATCTACTTTGCTTTCGCTGTATAGCCAGAGTGCTCAAGGTAAAAATGGTGTTGCAGAATGGAGTCGCGTGGGCGAAGGTACCACCGTGGGCGAAGGTGCATCTATTGCAGAATTTGCCTTTGTGGGCAACCATGTAAAAATAGGCAAGAACGTAAAAATATATCCACATGTTTTTATAGGCGATTATTGCGAAATAGGCGACAATGCAGTGTTATATTCCGGAGCAAAAGTATATCACCATTGTGTGGTGGGCGAGCGCACCATTATTCATTCGGGAGCCGTTGTTGGTGCCGATGGATTTGGTTTTGCGCCACAGCCCGATGGCACCTATCAAAAAATTCACCATGTAGGAAATGTAATTGTGGGGAGCGATGTAGAAATTGGTGCCAATACTTGTATAGACAGGGCTACTCTCGGTTCTACTTTTATTAAAGATGGTGTGAAGTTAGATAACCTTATTCAAATAGCACACAATGTAGAAGTAGGCGAAAACACCGTTATGGCAGCATTGGTTGGCGTTTCGGGAAGTACCAAAATAGGTAAAAATAATATGGTGGGCGGCCAAGCCGGCATTACCGGACACTTGGTAATTGCCGATGGTACCAAAATACAAGCGCAGGCAGCAGTAATAAAAAATGTTGAGGAACCCAACAAAGGACTTTCGGGTACACCGGCAATGGATGCACGCGAGCACTATCGCCAACTGGCAGCACTCAAGCAATTGCCGGAGCTAATTAAAAAGGTAGCGCAGTTAGAGAAAAAGCTGAATGGACAACAATAG
- a CDS encoding homogentisate 1,2-dioxygenase — MPHYIKRGEIPRKRHTQFRKPNGGLYAEQLVSTEGFSDVYSLIYHTYPPTVVTQIDEPINVAPRVSNNKNMQNRCYKGFNIKPENDFLKSRKPVLVNNDCHVILAAPTKGTEGYFYKNSGADEMLFIHEGKGVLKTVYGELPFSYGDYLIVPRGTIYQISFETENNRLLIVEAFSPFRYPKRYCNHAGQLLEHSPFCERDIREPQNLTTHDEKGDFLVYIKRDNLLYPYHYQYHPFDAVGWDGCHYPFAFSIHDFEPITGRVHLPPPIHQTFEAHNLVICSFVPRKYDYHPLAIPAPYHHSNVDSDEVLYYVDGDFMSRKHVEKGMITVHPIGIPHGPHPGAVERSIGKEATQELAVMVDTFKSLWICEDALPIEDANYYKSWMD; from the coding sequence ATGCCACACTATATTAAACGAGGCGAAATTCCCCGCAAAAGACATACTCAGTTCCGCAAACCCAACGGTGGTTTATACGCAGAGCAATTGGTAAGCACCGAAGGTTTTAGCGATGTGTATTCGCTAATTTACCACACATATCCGCCAACGGTAGTAACCCAAATAGATGAACCAATAAATGTAGCACCTAGGGTTTCTAACAATAAAAATATGCAAAACCGTTGCTACAAAGGTTTTAATATAAAGCCCGAAAACGACTTTTTAAAAAGCCGCAAACCTGTTTTGGTAAACAACGATTGCCATGTTATTTTAGCTGCACCCACCAAAGGCACCGAAGGCTATTTCTATAAAAATTCCGGTGCCGATGAAATGCTTTTTATTCACGAAGGAAAAGGTGTTCTTAAAACGGTTTATGGTGAACTGCCCTTTAGTTATGGCGATTATTTAATAGTGCCGCGTGGTACCATTTACCAAATATCCTTTGAAACCGAAAACAACCGCCTGCTTATAGTAGAAGCCTTTTCGCCCTTCCGCTATCCAAAAAGATATTGCAACCATGCCGGGCAATTGTTAGAGCATTCTCCTTTTTGCGAGCGCGATATTCGAGAGCCGCAAAACTTAACCACCCACGATGAAAAAGGCGATTTTTTAGTTTACATTAAACGAGATAATTTGCTGTATCCGTACCACTATCAATATCATCCATTTGATGCCGTAGGTTGGGATGGCTGCCACTATCCTTTTGCCTTTTCTATTCACGATTTTGAGCCCATTACCGGAAGGGTGCACTTGCCGCCTCCTATTCACCAAACTTTTGAAGCACACAACTTAGTGATATGTAGTTTTGTGCCACGCAAATACGACTACCATCCGTTGGCAATTCCTGCGCCATATCACCATAGCAACGTAGATAGCGATGAAGTGCTTTATTATGTAGATGGCGATTTTATGAGCCGTAAGCATGTAGAAAAAGGAATGATTACCGTTCACCCAATCGGTATTCCGCACGGTCCGCATCCGGGTGCAGTAGAGCGCAGTATTGGCAAAGAAGCCACACAAGAGTTGGCGGTTATGGTAGATACTTTTAAATCGCTCTGGATTTGCGAAGATGCACTCCCAATAGAAGATGCCAATTACTACAAAAGTTGGATGGACTAA
- a CDS encoding bifunctional hydroxymethylpyrimidine kinase/phosphomethylpyrimidine kinase → MSLLTVGTVAFDAIETPFGKTDKIVGGAATYIAWSASFFSKKVNIVSVIGDDFDMNELDLLKERGVDISGIEIKKDKKSFFWSGKYHLDMNTRDTLTTDLNVLLEFNPVIPAAYQSSDILLLGNIDPNLQLNVLNQLTAKPKLIILDTMNFWMTPTYKSKLLEVLQKIDVLTINDAEARELSNEYSLVKAAKKILEMGPRYLVIKKGEHGALLFHENNVFFAPALPLEDVFDPTGAGDTFAGGFAGYLDKTRDISFENMKRAIIYGSAMASFCVEKFGTEKLKELTHAQIETRVKTFIELVQFDIILED, encoded by the coding sequence ATGAGTTTACTTACCGTAGGCACCGTTGCCTTTGACGCCATCGAAACACCTTTTGGAAAAACCGATAAAATAGTGGGCGGAGCCGCTACCTACATAGCTTGGAGCGCTTCTTTCTTTTCAAAAAAAGTAAATATTGTATCGGTAATCGGAGACGATTTCGATATGAACGAACTAGATTTGCTTAAAGAAAGAGGCGTAGATATTTCGGGTATTGAAATTAAAAAAGACAAAAAAAGTTTCTTCTGGAGCGGTAAATACCACTTGGATATGAACACCCGCGATACGCTTACAACCGATTTGAATGTATTGCTTGAGTTTAATCCCGTAATTCCTGCCGCTTACCAAAGCAGCGATATTCTTCTTTTAGGAAATATTGATCCCAACCTCCAACTCAATGTGCTGAATCAATTAACCGCTAAGCCCAAGTTAATTATTCTCGACACCATGAATTTTTGGATGACACCAACATATAAATCTAAGCTGCTGGAAGTGTTGCAAAAAATAGATGTGCTTACCATTAACGATGCCGAAGCCCGCGAACTTTCCAATGAATATTCTTTGGTAAAAGCTGCCAAGAAAATTTTAGAAATGGGGCCACGCTATTTGGTAATTAAAAAAGGCGAACACGGTGCGCTGCTCTTTCACGAAAATAATGTGTTTTTTGCTCCTGCGCTGCCGCTCGAAGATGTTTTTGACCCTACCGGAGCTGGCGATACTTTTGCCGGAGGTTTTGCCGGATACTTAGACAAAACCCGAGATATAAGTTTTGAAAATATGAAGCGCGCTATTATTTACGGCTCTGCCATGGCTTCTTTTTGCGTAGAAAAATTTGGTACTGAAAAACTAAAGGAACTTACACACGCCCAAATTGAAACGCGTGTAAAAACCTTTATAGAACTAGTACAGTTCGATATAATTTTAGAAGACTAG
- a CDS encoding MFS transporter yields MKVENNQLLSASVIVASLGYFVDIYDLLLFGIVRVASLQSLGFEGEELKNIGLHLMDVQMFGLLLGGILWGILGDKRGRLSVLFGSIFLYSVANIANGFVQSVEGYALWRFVAGVGLAGELGAGITLVSEILPAKKRGIGTMIVAVVGLSGAIVAGVIAKIFDWRTCYFIGGGLGLALLLLRVGVAESGMFQQSKNKNISRGNFLALFTNSKRFLRYLRCICIGFPTWFTVGILVTFSPEFAQALNISEQVSAGNAIMFAYGGLVAGDLVSGLLSQILQSRKKVMFIFLALSAVSIMVFLNAFGISANMLYALCFALGFSTGFWVIFVTIAAEQFGTNLRATVTTTVPNFVRGALVLIIALFRFFETQTNILTAATIVGVMCLCISFFFLYGMKETFHTDLNYEEEV; encoded by the coding sequence ATGAAGGTAGAAAACAACCAACTGCTCTCTGCGAGCGTAATAGTGGCTTCGCTGGGCTACTTTGTAGATATTTATGATTTACTGCTTTTTGGTATAGTGCGCGTAGCAAGTTTGCAGTCGCTGGGTTTTGAAGGCGAAGAACTTAAAAACATAGGCTTGCATTTAATGGATGTGCAAATGTTTGGTTTGCTGCTGGGCGGCATTTTGTGGGGCATATTGGGCGATAAACGCGGTAGGCTGAGCGTGTTGTTTGGTTCAATCTTTTTGTATTCGGTAGCCAACATTGCCAATGGTTTTGTGCAATCGGTAGAAGGTTACGCGCTGTGGCGGTTCGTTGCCGGTGTAGGATTGGCGGGCGAATTGGGTGCGGGCATTACTTTGGTATCAGAAATTTTGCCTGCAAAAAAGAGAGGAATAGGAACCATGATAGTGGCAGTGGTTGGGCTTTCGGGGGCAATAGTTGCAGGCGTTATTGCAAAAATTTTCGATTGGCGAACGTGTTACTTTATTGGTGGTGGTTTGGGCTTGGCATTGTTGCTGCTAAGGGTTGGAGTGGCAGAATCCGGCATGTTTCAGCAATCGAAAAACAAGAATATTTCGCGAGGAAATTTCCTGGCTTTATTTACAAACAGCAAGCGTTTTTTGCGCTACTTGCGGTGTATTTGCATTGGTTTTCCCACGTGGTTTACGGTAGGTATTTTAGTTACTTTTTCTCCGGAGTTTGCGCAGGCATTGAACATTTCGGAACAAGTAAGCGCGGGCAATGCAATTATGTTTGCTTATGGAGGTTTGGTTGCGGGCGATTTGGTGAGCGGCTTATTGAGTCAAATATTGCAGAGCCGAAAAAAAGTAATGTTTATTTTTTTGGCGCTTTCTGCAGTAAGCATAATGGTGTTTTTAAACGCTTTTGGAATAAGTGCCAACATGCTGTATGCGCTTTGTTTTGCATTGGGATTTTCTACCGGATTTTGGGTAATTTTTGTAACCATTGCCGCAGAGCAGTTTGGAACCAATTTGCGGGCAACCGTTACCACTACGGTTCCCAATTTTGTAAGAGGTGCATTGGTGTTGATTATTGCGCTGTTCCGCTTTTTTGAAACACAAACCAACATACTTACCGCTGCAACCATTGTGGGTGTAATGTGTTTGTGTATTTCGTTTTTCTTTTTGTATGGCATGAAAGAAACATTCCACACAGATTTGAATTATGAAGAAGAAGTATAA
- the purE gene encoding 5-(carboxyamino)imidazole ribonucleotide mutase: MNPLVGIVMGSQSDLRIMQEAADILHELQIPFELTVVSAHRTPQRLMDYASAAAARGLKVVVAGAGGAAHLPGMIAAVTALPVIGVPVKSSNSIDGWDSVLSILQMPAGVPVATVALNGAKNAGLLAAQIIGANDAELYKRIENYKKQLAEKVLHSVRELKIAGYTNDFDE; the protein is encoded by the coding sequence ATGAATCCTTTGGTAGGAATAGTGATGGGCAGTCAAAGCGATTTGCGCATCATGCAAGAAGCGGCCGATATACTACACGAACTACAAATTCCTTTTGAACTAACTGTTGTAAGTGCGCACAGAACTCCGCAGCGCTTAATGGATTATGCCTCTGCTGCCGCAGCACGCGGCTTAAAAGTGGTAGTAGCCGGAGCCGGAGGCGCAGCACACCTGCCCGGCATGATTGCTGCGGTAACTGCTTTGCCTGTAATTGGCGTTCCGGTTAAATCTTCTAACTCTATTGATGGGTGGGATTCTGTACTTTCTATCCTTCAAATGCCGGCAGGAGTGCCGGTGGCAACCGTAGCTTTAAACGGTGCCAAAAATGCCGGATTACTGGCAGCTCAAATTATTGGAGCCAACGATGCCGAACTTTACAAACGAATAGAAAACTATAAAAAACAACTGGCAGAAAAAGTGCTTCATTCTGTTCGTGAATTAAAAATTGCCGGCTATACAAATGATTTTGACGAATAA
- a CDS encoding alkaline phosphatase family protein: MILTNNNSSSFKQLSLLLFFLLFSFAVLAQKPKLLAGPVVGSVTATSAKVWIGYTGKGKNALLLIDTADKKIHYPISESHITNAKGEVALTMLFENLQPGHYYHILIEIDGWGKQLKYGFQTLLDEPVKDFNFLLGSCLLLQTDILRIAYPGFKHFILNRMRQKNSDFMLWTGDNVYMLWKDHSSYDNMFKRYMKMRKQYKKLTRFLAHQPNVAGWDDHDFGPNDAGSDWHLKDSSLKVFKGFWPNTYPDNPSLYGNYFKYSYYDADFFMADNRYFRGTPGDTTAPFLGETQMLWLKQQLLASEATFKFIVIGTQVISEMGFGEKYVDYSRERRDLLDFIAQNNIKGVLFLTGDMHFTELCKKEWNGYPMYDYSCSPLTAPALPVRLVGLNKNPLRVEGTKKQGHNFGRISISGEKGNRLCTIETFKRNGKRKWIYSINQNELSVK, translated from the coding sequence ATGATTTTGACGAATAACAACTCCTCCTCTTTTAAGCAACTTAGCTTATTGCTTTTCTTCTTACTTTTTTCGTTTGCTGTTTTGGCTCAAAAACCCAAATTGCTGGCGGGGCCTGTGGTTGGCTCTGTTACCGCCACTTCTGCCAAAGTGTGGATCGGCTATACCGGAAAAGGAAAAAATGCACTGCTTTTAATTGATACTGCCGATAAAAAAATTCACTACCCCATTTCTGAATCGCACATCACCAATGCCAAAGGCGAAGTGGCGCTTACCATGCTGTTTGAAAATTTGCAACCCGGACACTATTACCACATACTCATTGAAATTGATGGGTGGGGTAAGCAATTAAAATACGGTTTCCAAACCCTGTTGGATGAGCCTGTAAAAGACTTCAACTTTTTGTTGGGTTCTTGCCTATTGCTGCAAACAGATATTTTACGCATTGCGTATCCCGGTTTTAAGCATTTTATTTTAAACAGAATGCGCCAAAAAAACAGCGATTTTATGTTGTGGACGGGCGATAATGTGTATATGCTTTGGAAAGACCACTCCAGCTACGACAATATGTTTAAACGCTATATGAAAATGCGTAAACAGTATAAAAAACTCACTCGCTTTTTAGCCCATCAACCCAATGTTGCCGGATGGGACGATCACGATTTTGGACCCAATGATGCCGGCAGCGATTGGCACCTCAAAGATTCGTCCCTGAAAGTATTTAAAGGCTTTTGGCCCAACACTTATCCCGATAATCCATCGCTGTATGGCAATTATTTTAAGTACAGTTACTACGATGCCGATTTTTTTATGGCAGATAACCGCTACTTCCGCGGAACTCCGGGAGATACCACTGCACCATTTTTAGGCGAAACTCAAATGCTGTGGCTTAAGCAGCAACTGCTTGCCAGCGAAGCCACTTTTAAATTTATTGTTATTGGCACACAAGTAATTAGCGAAATGGGGTTTGGTGAAAAGTATGTGGATTATAGCCGCGAACGAAGAGATCTGCTCGATTTTATAGCTCAAAACAATATTAAAGGCGTTTTGTTTTTAACGGGTGATATGCACTTTACCGAACTTTGTAAAAAAGAATGGAATGGCTATCCAATGTACGATTATTCTTGCTCACCACTTACCGCCCCCGCTCTTCCGGTACGCCTAGTAGGCTTAAATAAAAACCCGCTGCGTGTAGAAGGCACCAAAAAGCAAGGACACAATTTTGGGCGTATTTCCATTAGTGGCGAAAAAGGCAATAGGCTTTGCACCATAGAAACTTTTAAACGAAACGGAAAAAGGAAATGGATATATTCCATTAACCAAAACGAACTTTCGGTAAAATAA
- a CDS encoding flavodoxin reductase, with product MSHAVKVLAIENLTHDVLHIVAEKPAALNYLPGQAVDVSINNATWKNELRAFTFTSLPEDNQIEFIIKTYPNHQGVTNQLLLLKKGDELLVGDVFGDIHYKGEGVFIAGGAGITPFIAILKNLEKEQKLGNNQLIFANKTRADIILEKPLQKLLGANFTNVLSGEECEGYHHGFITPELLQTHLTNGIQYFYLCGPPPMMEAVEKQLATLGIASEYIVKEAF from the coding sequence ATGAGCCACGCAGTTAAAGTATTGGCAATAGAAAACCTTACCCACGATGTGCTGCACATAGTTGCCGAAAAACCTGCAGCATTAAACTATCTGCCGGGTCAGGCGGTAGATGTTTCTATCAATAATGCAACATGGAAAAACGAGCTAAGGGCATTTACTTTTACTTCTCTACCCGAAGACAATCAAATAGAATTTATTATTAAAACATATCCCAACCACCAAGGCGTTACCAACCAATTACTTTTGCTTAAAAAGGGCGATGAACTACTAGTGGGCGATGTGTTTGGCGATATACACTACAAAGGCGAAGGCGTGTTTATTGCAGGCGGTGCAGGCATTACACCGTTTATTGCCATACTGAAAAATTTGGAAAAAGAGCAAAAGCTTGGCAACAACCAATTGATTTTTGCCAATAAAACAAGGGCAGATATAATACTGGAAAAACCGCTTCAAAAATTATTGGGAGCAAACTTTACCAATGTGCTCTCCGGAGAAGAGTGCGAAGGCTATCACCACGGATTTATTACACCGGAACTTCTACAAACACATCTTACCAACGGCATACAGTATTTTTATCTCTGCGGGCCGCCACCAATGATGGAAGCCGTAGAAAAACAGTTGGCAACACTGGGCATAGCCTCCGAGTATATAGTGAAAGAAGCCTTTTAG